A genomic segment from Conger conger chromosome 2, fConCon1.1, whole genome shotgun sequence encodes:
- the LOC133121201 gene encoding zinc-binding protein A33-like: MVQYTPVMLDPSTARAWLSLCDDLTTVRYTGTYQKCPDNPERFNPCVCVLGSEGLTSGKHSWEVEVGNKHAWDIGVVKESINRKGDITCSPERGFWVLMLRNGDDYRAGGVTDLTLKRKPQSIRVELDYDRGKVSFFDSSDMSLIYTFTDTFTERVFPYFFPSLKENGKNEGPLQICPVKVSITVTSSR, encoded by the exons atggtgcagtaca ctcctgtgatgctGGACCCCAGCACTGCACGtgcctggctctctctctgtgatgaTCTGACCACTGTGAGATACACAGGTACATACCAGAAAtgtcctgacaacccagagaggtttaacccctgtgtgtgtgtgctgggatctgaggggttaacctcagggaaacacagctgggaggtggAGGTTGGGAACAAACATGCCTGGGATATAGGAGTGGTGAAAGAGTCCATCAACAGGAAGGGAGATATAACATGCAGCCCAGAGAGAGGATTCTGGGTGTTAATGCTGAGGAATGGTGATGATTACAGAGCAGGTGGAGTTACTGACCTCACACTGAAgaggaaaccccagagcatcagAGTGGAGCTTGACTATGACAGGGGGAAGGTGTCCTTCTTCGACTCCAGTGACATGTCACTCATCTATACTTTCACAGACACATTTACTGAGAGAGTGTTCCCATACTTCTTTCCcagtttaaaagaaaatggtaaGAATGAGGGACCCCTGCAAATATGCCCAGTGAAAGTTTCCATAACGGTGACATCATCCCGGTGA
- the LOC133121878 gene encoding epithelial cell adhesion molecule-like — MKCFVLLGLLVVALAVGASAQCRCETMKWATCDGTPCECFLIVGNGDKQALNCTTLIPKCFLMKAEMYRARKGLSTRTIGGKPMETAFVDNDGIYDPECESNGLFKAKQCNGTEECWCVNSAGVRRTDKADKDLKCEELVETHWVRLELKHKETKDPVDPAKLKAAIADAIEDRYQLDKKFVSDIQYDKDARLIVVDVKKDIGDRTADLSRMAYYMEKDIKVLPLFKDTMKFEPDVGGQKLDLEKILVYYVDEKAPTFTMKRLTGGVIAVIVVVVLAVVAGLVVLFLARRREHAKYEKTQVRELDEIQQALS, encoded by the exons ATGAAGTGCTTTGTTTTACTAGGCCTACTTGTCGTGGCTTTGGCAGTGGGTGCATCGGCTCAAT GTCGTTGCGAGACTATGAAGTGGGCAACGTGTGACGGAACCCCTTGTGAATGTTTCCTAATCGTTGGAAATGGCGATAAACAAGCTCTGAACTGCACCACAC TGATCCCCAAGTGTTTCCTGATGAAGGCGGAGATGTACCGAGCCAGGAAGGGCCTCTCCACCCGCACGATTGGTGGGAAGCCAATGGAGACTGCCTTTGTGGATAACGATGGGATCTATGACCCCGAGTGCGAGTCGAACGGGCTTTTCAAGGCCAAGCAGTGCAACGGCACAGAGGAGTGCTGGTGCGTCAACAGCGCGGGGGTGCGACGCACAGACAAGGCAGACAAGGACCTCAAGTGCGAAGAGCTGGTTGAGACTCA TTGGGTGCGTTTGGAACTGAAACACAAGGAGACGAAAGATCCTGTGGATCCCGCCAAACTGAAGGC TGCCATTGCTGATGCTATTGAGGACCGCTACCAGCTGGACAAGAAGTTTGTTTCTGATATTCAG TATGACAAGGATGCTCGTCTTATTGTGGTGGATGTAAAGAAGGATATTGGTGACAGGACGGCAGACCTGTCTCGTATGGCCTACTACATGGAGAAGGAT ATCAAGGTTCTGCCACTCTTCAAAGATACTATGAAATTTGAGCCTGATGTTGGTGGCCAGAAGCTGGACCTTGAGAAAATTCTGGTCTATTATGTGGATGAGAAGGCCCCCACATTCACCATGAAGAGACTGACTGGCGGTGTAATTGCAGTCATCGTTGTGGTTGTCCTTGCAGTCGTTGCAGGGCTGGTGGTTCTG TTCCTGGCCAGGAGGAGGGAGCATGCCAAATATGAGAAGACACAG GTCCGAGAGCTGGATGAGATTCAGCAGGCCCTCTCGTAA
- the LOC133121200 gene encoding E3 ubiquitin-protein ligase TRIM35-like: protein MAAKVLIPEDDLCCSVCCDIFKEPVVLKCMHSFCRVCVRQYWEEKSSRECPICRRKSSVEVPPVNLALRSIVESFSKQKSESEMADKSNTHCSLHGEKLLFFCEHDKEPLCVVCQTSKRHRNHTVCPVEEAVLDLKEEIKPELNLIKEKLKSFTEAEQECKKTAEHIRSQSQHTKKQIKAEFEKLHQLLREEEEARLSALKKEEEEKSQIIKEKIENITRHVSTLTDKMTVIEKAMDTEDTSFLKNYKNIKERAQCTLQDPELLSAALIDVAKHLGNLKFRVWEKMLGMVQYTAVTLDPNTASPRLSVSDDLTSVRDTGVHQQLPNNPERFDSCADVLGSEGFNSGKHSWEVNVGNQPAWKIGVVKESANRKSASPEDSR, encoded by the exons ATGGCAGCTAAAGTTTTGATTCCTGAGGATGATCTCTGTTGTTCTGTATGTtgtgatatttttaaagagcctgttgtCCTGAAATGCATGcacagcttctgtagagtgtgtgtgcggcagtactgggaagagaagagctctcgagagtgtcccatctgcaggagaaagtCCTCTGTGGAAGTGCCTCCCGTAAACCTGGCCTTAAGAAGCATTGTGGAGTCGTTCTCAAAGCagaagagtgagagtgaaatgGCCGACAAGAGTAACACTCACTGTAGTCTTCATGGGGAGAAACTTCTCTTCTTCtgtgaacatgacaaagagcCTCTGTGTGTCGTCTGTCAGACTTCAAAAAGACACAGAAATCACACggtctgtccagtggaagaAGCCGTACTGGATCTGAAG GAGGAAATCAAGCCTGAACTTAATCttattaaagaaaaactgaagagcTTTACTGAGGCTGAACAAGAATGCAAGAAAACAGCAGAACATATCCGG AGTCAATCccagcacacaaaaaaacagataaaGGCAGAGTTTGAGAAGCTCCACCAGTTGCtgcgagaggaagaggaggccagactatctgcactgaagaaggaggaggaggagaagagtcaGATTATTAAGGAGAAGATAGAAAACATCACAAGACACGTCTCCACCCTTACAGACAAAATGACAGTTATAGAGAAGGCCATGGACACAGAAGACACCTCCTTTTTAAAG aactaCAAGAACATCAAGGAAAG agcccagtgcacactgcaggacccagagctgctctcagcGGCACTGATAgatgtggccaaacacctgggcaacctgaagttcagagtctgggagaagatgctggggatggtgcagtaca CTGCTGTGACTCTGGACCCTAACACTGCATCCCCCAGGCTGTCTGTGTCTGATgatctgaccagtgtgagagACACTGGAGTTCACCAGCAGCTTCCTAACAACCCTGAAAGAtttgacagctgtgctgatgttTTGGGCTCTGAGGGATTTAACTCCGGAaaacacagctgggaggtgaaTGTAGGGAACCAACCTGCTTGGAAGATAGGAGTGGTAAAAGAGTCAGCCAACAGAAAGAGTGCTAGCCCAGAGGACAG CCGCTAG